The Toxotes jaculatrix isolate fToxJac2 chromosome 14, fToxJac2.pri, whole genome shotgun sequence genome window below encodes:
- the tmub1 gene encoding transmembrane and ubiquitin-like domain-containing protein 1: MALIEGVGDEVTLLFGSLLLLTVLLLAWISTRTSEPPEHLFPSPAGPAPSLRAGPPHQDTPLTSTNTTTSSSSASSSPSGSVSDSSLTEAPAASTQEKEEEEEGGGRGEAGGDGVRNRGGGGEPSSSQRNMVVRLKFLNDTERTAQVKPQDTIGYIKRTYFAGQEQQVRLIYQGQLLQDDAQTLASLNLVHNCVLHCHISQHAGRGVTGGPRPADQVQVALNVGSLMVPLLVLMLSVLWYCQIQYRQFFTAPATASLVGVTIFLSLVAFGVYRR; this comes from the exons ATGGCTCTGATTGAAGGCGTAGGGGATGAGGTGACGCTGCTGTTcggctctctgctgctcctcacagtgctgctgctcgCCTGGATCTCCACCCGCACCTCTGAGCCCCCAGAACACCTGTTCCCCTCCCCCGCAGGCCCCGCCCCCTCGCTGAGGGCCGGCCCCCCACACCAGGACACACCCCTTAcctccaccaacaccaccacttCCTCTTCATCTGCCTCCTCATCCCCCTCCGGCTCTGTGAGTGACAGCTCTCTGACAGAAGCTCCGGCTGCCTCCACccaggagaaggaagaggaggaggaggggggagggaggggggaggccgGAGGAGATGGGGtgaggaacagaggaggaggaggagagcctTCGTCGTCTCAGAGGAACATGGTGGTCAGACTGAAGTTTCTCAACgacacagagagaacagctCAGGTCAAACCACAGGACACCATCGGATACATCAAACG GACCTACTTTGCGGGTCAGGAGCAGCAGGTCCGGTTGATCTATCAGggtcagctgctgcaggatgaTGCTCAGACTCTGGCCTCTCTGAACCTGGTCCATAACTGCGTCCTACACTGTCACATCTCTCAGCACGCTGGGCGGGGGGTGACGGGGGGGCCGCGGCCTGCGGACCAGGTGCAGGTGGCTCTGAATGTGGGCAGTCTGATGGTCCCCCTGCTGGTCCTCATGCTGTCGGTGCTGTGGTACTGTCAGATCCAGTACCGGCAGTTCTTCACCGCCCCGGCCACCGCCTCGCTGGTCGGAGTCACTATCTTCCTCAGCCTGGTGGCCTTCGGAGTTTACCGCCGCTAA